CAGGCACATGAGAACATTTAAACATAGATAAATGCAACAGATAATCTTAATCTATGAGTACTCAGTGCAACGtgttaaaataaacacattaaatgtgtttttacacaTGCAAAATGCCTTTTTACAATACTTTCAAACATCTGATACATttcataaaatttattttttgaacatttaacaTGTTGTGTTTTGGCAAAAAGATATCCACACAAAGACCTGCCAGACACGTTTTATCTAGATACAGAGCCACAGCTTTGCAGCACTGATGATAGATGAAAGGTTGAAGGATAAAACTCTGCCAACTCAACTCGCAACACGTACTGTATAAACGTTGGAAATCTTGCTGTCGGTCATATATTGCACCTGGTTTCTTCAAATCACAACAGGATCTTTTTTTCAGACAGTTGATAAAATGCCTGCCATCCTCCCTGGTACATGGGATATGGTCAGCAATGTCAACTTTGAGGGATACATGATTGCTTTAGGTGAGATTGCATTTGGATGATTGCTCTTAATTGTGCTAATGCATTGTCTATTTATTACTTATGCTTTTTATCTTTCTCAAGCTACTTTGTCtttatgtaaaatgtgtaaacattttaataaaataattttatgatgaGTTTATTTGTAAGCTTGGCAGGACAACGTGTCCCTAACAGTCCTACCATGTTGTGCACCCCAGAGTGGAAGTTATAAACTCTGTTATCTCTTAGGGATCAGACTGTATACCCGTAAAATTGCCCTTAAGCTGAAACATAGTAAAGTGATCGAGCAGGTGGGAGATTGCTTTGTGATCAAGACAATCAGCACTTTCAGAAACTACATTCTTTCCTTCAGTGTGAATGAGGTGTTTCAAGAGTTTACAAAGGGACTGGATCACAGACACTGCAaagtaacacaaaataacattataactttaaaaaaaattaaactttaaataagTTATGTTAAATTAGAGGGCATGCCATTTATTGGttattaatcggttatcggttcTTTAATATCTGCTGTAGCGATAAATGGTAAACCCGATATGAATAAAATTATAACAGATTAATTGGGAAAGCGTGAATATCGCTAAAACATATTGGTCAAATGATAAACGATTATTACATAATTAGTTTTACTTCTGCTTTttaacacaataataaaaaaataatcattcgatcacaacaatgacaataagcaaaataaattgtttttatttatgcaaatataataaataattaatttgagcAAAAAATAGCTTTAAGTTACGTTACAATTGAAGGCACGCAGgttattgttttttataatttttttgtgtatttatcagttCTTTAATATCCATTCTTCTAGTAAATGGTAGACCCAGTATCAAAGAACCGATATAGGTAGACCCGATTCAAAAAAAGATACCTGATTACTTGGGAAAGTGTGAATATAGATAACAAATATTGGTCAAACCAATTATCGGTCTATCTATATAGATTACACATTTTTATACAGCACCAGAACAGAGGCAGCTTTCCTTCAGTATTATATTTAGGCTATTTGAATACAAATATCTG
This genomic stretch from Xyrauchen texanus isolate HMW12.3.18 unplaced genomic scaffold, RBS_HiC_50CHRs HiC_scaffold_626, whole genome shotgun sequence harbors:
- the LOC127642453 gene encoding retinoid-binding protein 7-like isoform X2 — protein: MPAILPGTWDMVSNVNFEGYMIALGIRLYTRKIALKLKHSKVIEQVGDCFVIKTISTFRNYILSFSVNEVFQEFTKGLDHRHCKSLVNWEGKRMVRVQMGKKKNRGWAHWIEDDKLNLLYCEDQVCKQVFKQVV